A stretch of DNA from Catenulispora acidiphila DSM 44928:
AACTCGGCGTGGAGGTGACCGTCGGGGCGCGGGTCGGCGCGGACGCGCGGATCGACGATCGCCTCACGCTGCGGGTGTTTCTGGCGTACCTGGAGCCCGGGCAGCCGGAGCCGTCGCCGCTGGAGGACCACGACCGTTTGGCGTGGGTCCGGCGCGGGGAATTGCTTGATCTGGACTGGCTGAGCCCCGACGTGCCGATCGTCGGCGAGTTGGGTCTTATGCCGGCCTTAAACACTGCATCGCGGAGCGATTCCTCAACGGGCGGTGGTGGGAGACGGGCGGGCAAACCTTGTAGGCGGCTGTGACTGCTCTCATAGTGTGAAAGTCGGATCAATTGCTTGAGAGTGCGGCATTCCGGGAAGGATCACGGAAGACCCGGATCCGCAACACGGGGTTCCTCACCGCACAGATTCTCAGACAACACAGAATCGATGTCCGCCAGATGTCCGACGCGCCAGAGCAGCAGCCCCACAGGGAGCGGCAGGACAATCCCGGCTGGCGCGGACCGGGGTGGGCCATGACCACCTCGGTGTTCGGCCAGGGCTCGGAGAACGACGCGCAGCGCCACCTGGGGCGGATGGCCGGAGTGATCGAGCGGGTGCGCTCGGCGACCTTCATGCTCGACGGCGATGGCGTCATCCGCGAGTACCGGCTCAACGCCGAGGAGCTGCTGGGATGGCAGCGTACGGAGATGATCGGCAAGCCGTTCCACGCCATGTTCCGGGGCGAGGACTTCGCCGCCGCCGACCGGATGGTGCAGGCGGTCCAGTCCGGTGACGACGCGCGCGGCGCGCTGGGCGCCGTCACGCCGAAGGGCGCGAGCGTCCCGGTCGACGTGCATCTCATGGGTTTGCGGGACGGCGAAGGACACGTTGTCGTGTTCGGGTACGCCAACTCCGCCGAGGACCTGGTCCGGATCACACGCGACCGCGCGGTCCTGGACTCGCTGTTCGAACAGTTCCCGGTCGGGATCGTGGTCTACGACGAACGGGGACGCTACGTCCGGCTGAACCGCGCGCTGGAGCGGATCAACGGTCTGCCGGTCTCCGAGCACATCGGCAAGCGGGTGCGCGAGGTGCTGCCGGGCCTGGACCCGCGGCTGGAGGAGATCCCCGACGAGGTGCTGCGCACCGGCATCCCGGTCGTGGACGAGCAGTACGGCGGGTTCACGCCGGCTTCCGACGAGGAGCGGGTCTGGTCCGTCAGCTACAACCGGCTGCACGGTCCCGAGGGCGAGGTCATCGGGTTGTCCGGGCTGATCCTCGACGTCACCGACCGGCATCGCGCGGCGGCGGCCGCGGCCGGGGCACGTCGGCGCCTGGCGCTGGTGAACAAGGCGGGCTCGCGGATGGGGACCGCGCTGGACGTCGAGCGCACGGCGCGGGAGCTGGCGGACGTGGCGGTCCCGGACTTCGCCGACGCGATCGTCATCGAGATCAAGGAAGAGGTCTTCGACGAGCGGATCGGGCCGGTCGGACCGGTGTGGTTGGCGCCGGTGCGCCGCCGCCGGGTGCTGGTGCACCAGGGCTTCGGCGCCGTCCCGGATCCGGTGCGGGCCGAGGGGTTCAGCGCCTGGTCCACCGATTCCGACATCAGCGACCGCATGCTCGACGGCGCGGCGTGGCACTCCTCGGCCGGGATCAGCGCGGTCGCCAAGGAGCCGATCCGCTCCGTCGACGGCACGCTGCTGTGGCAGCCGACCGGCGGCGACTCGATCCTGGTGCCGCTGTGGGCCCGCGAGGCGCTGCTCGGCGTGGTGCACTTCCACCGGCATCCGGAGAGCCCGCCCTTCGAGCCGGAGGACATCGAGGTCGCCGAGGAGATCACCACCCGCGCCGCGGTGTCGATGGACAACGGCCGGCTGTACTACCGCGAGCGCACCACCGCGTTGATGCTGCAGCGCGCCCTGCTGCCGCAGCGGATACCGAGCCTGCCGGGCGTGCAGGTGGCGTACCGCTACCTGCCGGGCTCGGTCGGCGCGGAGGTCGGCGGCGACTGGTTCGACGTGATCCAGCTCTCCGGCGCGCGCGTGGCCCTGGTGGTCGGCGACGTGATGGGCGTCGGCGTGCGCGCCGCCGGCATCATGGGCCAGTTCCGCACCGCCGCGCGCACCCTGGCCGGCCTGGACCTCTCCCCGGCGCAGGTCCTCCACCAGCTGGACGAACTCGGCGCGTCACTGTCCGAGAACCACCTGGCGACCTGTATCTACGCGGTCTACGACCCGGCGACGGGCAAGCTCGCGGTCTCCCGCGCCGGCCACCCGCCGCCGCTGCTCCTGGCACCGGACGGCACGGTCGGTGGCCTCGACGTACCGCCCTCGCCCCCGCTGGGCGTCGGCGGCGGCGCGTATCGCAGCTGGGTGTTCGAGACGAAGGAATTCGACATCCCCGACCGCTCCCGCCTGGCCTTCTACACAGACGGCATGGTCGAGGACAAGGGCCGCGACATCGACGAGGGCATCGGGGTGATGGCAGCATTGTTGGCGAACTGTCCCCCCGACTCGTTGGAAGAGTGCTGCGACGCGGTGACCGACGTCCTCGGCATCACCGGCGACACATCCGACGACGCGACCCTCCTCCTGGCCCAGGTCCAGTCGATCCCCCCGGACCGCAAAGCCCACTGGCAGCTCGACGCCCACCCCTCCGCAGTCTCAGACGCCCGCCGCAAGGTCCGCACGAAACTCGTGGACTGGGACATGAGCAGCCTGTCGGACACCGCCGAGCTGCTGGTGAGCGAGCTGGTGACGAACGCCCAGCGCTACGGACGCTCCCCGGTGTCACTGGACATGCTCAAGACCGACCGCCTCCTGGTCGAGGTCGGCGACGCCCTGGACGTGGTACCCCAGGTCCGCCGCGCACAGGAGACAGACGAGGGCGGACGCGGCCTGCAACTGGTCAACCAGCTGGCAACACGCTGGGGCACGCGGACGACGGGCAACGGGAAGATCGTGTGGTTCGAGCTGGCCACCGGGGAGGGGGGACTGGGGCAGCGGGAGGATTCGCGGGGGTGAGGGGCGGGGCGCGGGGGAAGGATCGCGGCGCTGGTGCGGCGAGGCTGATCGGGCGCGCGGCGGATCTGTGCGTGGCGAGGCGGGACTGATGTGCGCGGCTTATCGATAGGCGCGGCGATCTGGGTGTGCGGCGCGGCGAAGTGATGTGCGCGGCTGATTGATCTGCGTGGTAAGGCTAATCCGGTGCGGCAGATGAATTGCGGCGCGGTGCGGCTGATCTGTGCGTGGCGGGGCGGGACTGATGTGCGTGGCTGATCGATCGGCGCGGCAAGGCTGAACCGGTGCGGCCGATTGATCGCGGCGCGGTGCGGCGGCTCTGGTGTGCGGCGGGGCGAGACTGATCTGCGCGGCTGATCGATAGGCGCGGCAAGGCTAATCGGGTGCGGCCGATTGATCGCGGCGCGGCGAGGCGGATTGGCTAGTGCGGCGGATCTGTTGTGCGGCGGGGCGAAAGTGATGTGCGCGGCTGATTGATCAGCGTGGCGAGGCTGCGATAGTGGGGTGCATGGACGGTTCTGTGCTGCACGCGCTGGTTTCGTTCGCCCTTGTCGCGGGGCTTGTCACCGTTATTCCTGGGTTGGATACGGCGGTGGTGCTGCGGTCGGCTTTGGTGTTGGGGCGGGGGCAGGCGTTTGGTGCTGCTTTCGGGGTGACGTTCGGGGCTTTGGTGTGGGGTGCGGCTGCGGCTACTGGGGTTTCGGTGCTGCTGACTGCTTCGCATGCGGCGTATACCGGGTTGCGGGTGGTGGGCGCCTTGTACTTGCTGTGGATGGGGATGGGGATGGTGCGGGCTGCTTGGCGGGGGGAGCTTTCGCAGGGTTCGGAGCAGGTTCCTGATACCGGGTTGGTGCGGGCTTTTCTGCGGGGTGCCGGGACCAATTTGCTGAATCCGAAGGTGGGGGCGTTCTATATCGCGGTGTTTCCGCAGTTCATGCCGGTGCATGTGTCGCATTTGGCCATGGGGCTTGGTTTGGCGGGGGTGCATGACCTTGAGGCGATGGTGTGGTTCAGTGTGCTGATTCTTGGGGCGCATCGGGCTCGGGCTTGGTTCGCCAAGCGGCGGGTGAAGCGGGCGTTGGATGCGGTGACCGGGACGGTGTTGGTCGGGTTCGGGGTGGAGTTGGCGTTGCGCGGGTGAGGCCGGCCTGCCCGGTCAGGCAGGCAGGCAGCCAGCCAGGCAGGCAGGCAGTCCGTCAGTGCTGGACGCGCTGCGGCGCCTTCGCCAGTTCGATGCCGAAGTGCTCGCGGAGCAAGCCGAGCAGTTGGGCGTCCGAGGTGACCTCTTGGACGTGCCGTCCGGCCTTGTCCGTCGTGATCAGCTGCTCGCCGGTCAGGGTCACGCGGCCGTCGTCGGTGAGGCGGGAGCAGATCAGGCTCTGGGTGAAGTGCGATTCCGGGGATGTGCACTGCCACCAGCAGGCTTGGACGAAGTCCGTCAGGGCGAGGGACTTCGGGTCGACGCGGTACTCGGCCTCGCCGTCGCGCAGGATGGTGAACTCGGCGTCGTCGTTCTCCGCGATGCGGAACAGGCCGCCGGGGTCCTTCTGGTCCGCGCGGTCGTCGAAGCGGAGGGGGAATTCGGTGTGGCGGCCGAAGCCGACGTCGGCGAGCCAGGCGGTGCCTTCCTCGTCGACGACCCGGAGGGCGAGGTGGTCCATCGGCGGGCTGTAGCCGTGGGCGGCGCTGAAGGTGCGGGCCGACATGCGGTGGACGCGGTAGCCGTACGCCTCGAGCAGCAGGGCGAACAGGCCGTTGAGTTCGTAGCAGAAGCCGCCGCGCTGGTGGGTGACGATCTTCTCGAACAGCGCCGTGCCGTCCAGGGGCACCGGTTCGCCCAAGTGGATGCTCAGGTTCTCGAACGGGACGGTGTGCAGGTGCGCGCTGTGCAGGCGGCGGAGGGTGGCGGCGTCGGGGGACGCCGGGCGCTCGGCGGTGCCGATGCCGATGCCGCTGTCGACGCCGATGCGGCTGCGGTAGGCGGTGACCTGCTCGTGGTTCAGCGCGTGCGTGGGTGCCATGGATCATTTATCGCAGATCCGGAGGCGAATCGCGGCGGCGAAGCGCGAGGGCCGCGGTCGGGTGTCGACCGCGGCCCTCGTTCAGTACCTGTTCAGCACCCGCTCAGGCGTCCGAGGACGTCCGGCGCCGGATCTTGTTGCCCAGCCACACCAGCGGGTCGTACTTCTTGTCGACGACGCGCTCCTTGAGCGGGATCAGCGCGTTGTCGGTGATGTGGATGTGCTCGGGGCAGACCTCGGTGCAGCACTTGGTGATGTTGCAGAAGCCGAGGCCGTGCT
This window harbors:
- a CDS encoding (deoxy)nucleoside triphosphate pyrophosphohydrolase; translation: MSETSVIVVGAAIVRDDTVLCARRSAPPRLAGKWEFPGGKVEAGESDAEAVVRECREELGVEVTVGARVGADARIDDRLTLRVFLAYLEPGQPEPSPLEDHDRLAWVRRGELLDLDWLSPDVPIVGELGLMPALNTASRSDSSTGGGGRRAGKPCRRL
- a CDS encoding arylamine N-acetyltransferase family protein, whose product is MAPTHALNHEQVTAYRSRIGVDSGIGIGTAERPASPDAATLRRLHSAHLHTVPFENLSIHLGEPVPLDGTALFEKIVTHQRGGFCYELNGLFALLLEAYGYRVHRMSARTFSAAHGYSPPMDHLALRVVDEEGTAWLADVGFGRHTEFPLRFDDRADQKDPGGLFRIAENDDAEFTILRDGEAEYRVDPKSLALTDFVQACWWQCTSPESHFTQSLICSRLTDDGRVTLTGEQLITTDKAGRHVQEVTSDAQLLGLLREHFGIELAKAPQRVQH
- a CDS encoding SpoIIE family protein phosphatase, translated to MSDAPEQQPHRERQDNPGWRGPGWAMTTSVFGQGSENDAQRHLGRMAGVIERVRSATFMLDGDGVIREYRLNAEELLGWQRTEMIGKPFHAMFRGEDFAAADRMVQAVQSGDDARGALGAVTPKGASVPVDVHLMGLRDGEGHVVVFGYANSAEDLVRITRDRAVLDSLFEQFPVGIVVYDERGRYVRLNRALERINGLPVSEHIGKRVREVLPGLDPRLEEIPDEVLRTGIPVVDEQYGGFTPASDEERVWSVSYNRLHGPEGEVIGLSGLILDVTDRHRAAAAAAGARRRLALVNKAGSRMGTALDVERTARELADVAVPDFADAIVIEIKEEVFDERIGPVGPVWLAPVRRRRVLVHQGFGAVPDPVRAEGFSAWSTDSDISDRMLDGAAWHSSAGISAVAKEPIRSVDGTLLWQPTGGDSILVPLWAREALLGVVHFHRHPESPPFEPEDIEVAEEITTRAAVSMDNGRLYYRERTTALMLQRALLPQRIPSLPGVQVAYRYLPGSVGAEVGGDWFDVIQLSGARVALVVGDVMGVGVRAAGIMGQFRTAARTLAGLDLSPAQVLHQLDELGASLSENHLATCIYAVYDPATGKLAVSRAGHPPPLLLAPDGTVGGLDVPPSPPLGVGGGAYRSWVFETKEFDIPDRSRLAFYTDGMVEDKGRDIDEGIGVMAALLANCPPDSLEECCDAVTDVLGITGDTSDDATLLLAQVQSIPPDRKAHWQLDAHPSAVSDARRKVRTKLVDWDMSSLSDTAELLVSELVTNAQRYGRSPVSLDMLKTDRLLVEVGDALDVVPQVRRAQETDEGGRGLQLVNQLATRWGTRTTGNGKIVWFELATGEGGLGQREDSRG
- a CDS encoding LysE family translocator encodes the protein MDGSVLHALVSFALVAGLVTVIPGLDTAVVLRSALVLGRGQAFGAAFGVTFGALVWGAAAATGVSVLLTASHAAYTGLRVVGALYLLWMGMGMVRAAWRGELSQGSEQVPDTGLVRAFLRGAGTNLLNPKVGAFYIAVFPQFMPVHVSHLAMGLGLAGVHDLEAMVWFSVLILGAHRARAWFAKRRVKRALDAVTGTVLVGFGVELALRG